A genomic region of Spea bombifrons isolate aSpeBom1 chromosome 9, aSpeBom1.2.pri, whole genome shotgun sequence contains the following coding sequences:
- the ARHGEF11 gene encoding rho guanine nucleotide exchange factor 11 has translation MSIGSPQTSIDRLSSLSSVSDGASERKSPGHQRQPSECNESTGLVQRCVIVQRDQNGFGFTVSGDRIVLVQSVRPGGAAMRAGVQEGDRIVKVNGTLVANSSHIEVVKLIKSGTYVALTLLGSPPPSMGMSGFQQDFGSSVSPRNTLTTTVPPPPAPPLPPPQRITGPKPLQDPEVQKHATQILRNMLRQEESELQNLCENYNKSPTSAVLEQIEGARRRVSQLQLKIKQETGGPGDLLRTYSDCGSVGYRNVEGRLSMDSQDGDSGMDSGTERFLSSSEYCLNRNSVLSDQGVDSSHTSPVISTKMFQHHRRHGSDTAFIPSLDTQGTDNTRPSIIGPEEEYDHGYYVTECDGLFQDLEKLKSRPAHMGVFLRYIFSQADPNPLLFYLCADVCQQLSPRDACALGKDVWNIFLDKTAPLKVKIPEQILTEIDSRLRGSEDIRGVFSEAQDAMLPEIQEQIQDYRTKRTMGLGSLYGENDLLDIDVDPQRERQVAAKQIFQLEEILSKYEEERSSPMAFALGIYMNYCGIRSRETRPASTSEKSQSFPDKDKWLPFFPKTKKSSTAKKDKDRESAEDKKRNPILKYIGKPKSSSQSTFHVPLSPGEVKPGNVRNIIQHFENNQTHDLQDIGLQRLSTGSFPEDLLDSDGSRSEVKLGRSESLKGREELKKSRKADNVPRSRSDVDMDAAAEATRLHQSASSSASSLSTRSLDNPTPPYTPKLCRRSVESPNLGFTGDSLLSNLQEDDPGPLSDLEPEPDAQNWQHTVGRDVALNLTPRERARQEVIHELFVTEASHLRVLRVLDLIFYQRMRKENLLSQDELWLVFPNLPELIEIHNSLAESMKRVREDGPVVKEIGDLMLSRFDGAMGEEVRQETAKFCSYQTIALELIKSKKRKETRFNLFMQEAESSPQCRRLQLKDLIVSEMQRLTKYPLLLENIIKHTEAGTQEHLKLCRCRDRCRDILKYVNESVKQAENTHRLAEYQKRLDTTSLERTHNPLAAEFKNLDLTTRRMIHEGSLTWKITKDKTIDLHVLLLEDLLVLLQKQDEKLVLKCHSKTPMVSTDTKQTFSPVIKLNSVLVRSVATDKKALFIICTSELGPQIYELVAFTSSEKNTWKELLEEATKSNMRNTSGLTKRTQELSGSRPPSASVVLQDAGIPTILSADDEQRANREDLTSVDESQNGLMADSKPNMLLEEPETEEAEEEESPTPTQVPLSSKVEDAGGGSEGSSSTYPSYKWPPVTEGLADSALEDVENLRQLILRSLLPLRHSEYESHTAPVAEPEEDLTPTPSVTGASGHPWETTTDTVLETLDGEDPADGRGDLKTQSYISSEGSTSLIDHRDLTSSRDGEETPWNLVERHPSGNSVLQNQPEPLEAPTEDSHDKGYKVIRKAEVVGNNDVIPLPDSSQSERVLQEAGGGTNLDGNMFYVVMPSVPALSPPEEEHKEECDLSGYSERPESPCLSKFRDKTNPQSEGPSPSARSTESEPPSSDVLPPNLIIQDVDMIFRTIEQLTAKLHKLKEVESAHQELLRSLGQRAAEETNNSYETPTEEEKHSRSHHEPSVTSNSLFFVRNSISVSLRRDGLSESQANAIDYNMGF, from the exons GTTGAGCAGCCTGTCTTCAGTTAGCGACGGAGCTTCAGAACGAAAGTCTCCGGGGCACCAGCGCCAGCCCTCTGAATGTAACGAGTCAACAG GTTTGGTCCAGCGCTGTGTCATTGTCCAGAGGGACCAGAATGGATTTGGATTCACAGTCAGCGGAGACCGAATTGTCTTGGTTCAATCAGTTCGTCCAG GTGGGGCTGCCATGCGAGCGGGCGTACAGGAAGGCGATCGCATTGTGAAG GTGAACGGTACTCTGGTTGCCAACAGCTCTCACATCGAAGTCGTCAAGCTCATCAAAT CTGGAACGTACGTCGCGCTCACGCTGCTGGGCTCACCTCCTCCTTCTATGGGCATGTCCGGGTTTCAACAAGACTTTGGCTCTTCTGTTTCTCCACGGAATACACTTACAACGACGGTCCCTCCACCTCCTGCgcctcctctccctcctccccaACGCATAACAGGACCTAAACCACTGCAA GACCCTGAGGTGCAGAAACATGCCACTCAGATACTGCGTAATATGCTGAGGCAAGAGGAGAGCGAACTACAG AACCTCTGTGAAAATTATAACAAAAGCCCGACCTCCGCGGTGCTGGAGCAGATCGAAGGCGCGAGGAGGAGGGTCTCCCAGCTGCAGCTGAAGATCAAGCAGGAGACCGGTGGCCCTGGG GATTTGCTGCGGACGTACAGTGACTGCGGCTCCGTGGGGTATAGGAATGTGGAGG gacGCCTGTCTATGGACTCGCAGGATGGAGACAGCGGGATGGATTCAGGCACTGAACGCTTCCTTTCCAGCAGCGAG TATTGCCTTAATCGGAACTCTGTCTTGTCGGACCAAGGAGTGGACAGTTCTCACACTTCGCCTGTCATCTCTACAAAGATGTTTCAGCATCACCGACGGCATGGTTCAGACACGGCGTTTATCCCCAGCCTTGATACACAG GGAACAGACAACACCAGACCTTCTATCATAGGACCAGAGGAAGAATACGACCATGGATATTATGTAACGGAG TGCGATGGTCTCTTTCAGGATTTAGAAAAGTTGAAATCCCGGCCGGCTCACATGGGAGTGTTCTTGCGTTACATTTTCTCCCAAGCAGACCCAAATCCATTG CTCTTTTACCTTTGTGCCGATGTCTGCCAGCAGTTGAGTCCCAGAGACGCCTGTGCTTTGGGCAAAGACGTCTGGAACATCTTCTTGGATAAGACGGCA CCGCTGAAGGTAAAAATCCCAGAACAGATATTGACCGAAATAG ACTCGCGCTTACGAGGCTCTGAGGATATCCGTGGTGTGTTCAGTGAAGCACAAGATGCCATGTTACCGGAGATACAGGAGCAGATCCAAGATTACAG GACAAAGCGGACCATGGGATTGGGCAGCCTCTATGGAGAGAATGACCTTCTCGACATCGATGTTGACCCTCAAAGGGAACGGCAAGTCGCGGCCAAGCAGATTTTTCAGCTGGAAGAGATTCT gTCAAAGTATGAAGAAGAGAGAAG TTCTCCCATGGCGTTCGCGCTgggtatatatatgaattattgCGGGATCCGTTCTCGGGAGACGCGTCCTGCCAGCACCTCGGAGAAATCCCAAAGCTTCCCAGATAAAGACAAGTGGCTTCCGTTCTTCCCCAAGACCAAGAAG AGTAGCACTGCGAAAAAAGACAAAGATCGTGAATCAGCCGAGGACAAGAAACGCAACCCCATTCTGAAATACATCGGGAAACCCAAGAGCTCGTCACAGAGTA CATTTCATGTTCCTTTGTCCCCCGGTGAAG TAAAACCAGGAAACGTCAGGAACATTATTCAGCACTTTGAGAACAACCAGACACACGACCTTCAAGATATTGGCCTGCAACGATTGTCTACGGGAAGCTTTCCCGAGGACCTTCTGGATTCTGACGG CTCCAGGTCAGAGGTGAAGCTCGGGCGGTCGGAAAGCTTGAAGGGGCGCGAGGAGTTAAAGAAATCCCGCAAGGCGGATAATGTTCCGCGTTCACGCAGCGATGTGGACATGGACGCAGCAGCTGAGGCCACCAGGTTGCACCAGTCGGCGTCCTCTTCTGCATCAAGTCTGTCCACCAG GTCGCTAGATAATCCAACGCCACCATACACCCCAAAGCTATGTCGCAG GAGCGTGGAGTCGCCCAATTTGGGGTTTACTGGAGATTCCCTGCTCTCCAACCTGCAAGAGGATGACCCCGGTCCACTTTCTGATCTTGAACCTGAACCAGATGCACAAAATTGGCAGCATACCGTAGGTCGGGACGTGGCCCTCAACCTAACTCCGAGGGAGAGAGCCAGACAGGAGGTGATACATG AACTGTTTGTGACTGAGGCGTCCCATCTCCGTGTCCTCCGAGTGCTGGATCTCATTTTCTACCAGAGGATGCGAAAAGAAAACCTACTGTCCCAAGACGAGCTGTGGCTAGTCTTCCCCAACCTTCCCGAGCTCATCGAGATCCACA ACTCCCTTGCAGAATCCATGAAGCGCGTGAGAGAGGACGGGCCGGTTGTCAAAGAGATCGGTGACCTCATGCTCTCCCGC TTCGACGGCGCCATGGGAGAGGAAGTTCGTCAAGAAACCGCCAAGTTTTGTTCGTACCAAACAATTGCACTGGAACTGATCAAAAGCAAAAAGAGGAAAGAGACGCGGTTTAATCTCTTTATGCAG GAAGCGGAGAGCAGCCCTCAGTGCAGGCGACTTCAGTTAAAAGACCTGATCGTTTCAGAGATGCAACGTCTTACCAAATACCCTCTGCTTCTGGAGAACATCATCAAACATACAGAAG CCGGCACACAAGAACACCTAAAGCTTTGCCGCTGCCGGGATCGGTGCCGCGATATCCTGAAGTACGTAAACGAGTCCGTCAAACAGGCAGAGAACACGCATCGGCTGGCAGAATACCAAAAACGTCTGGACACTACATCGCTAGAGAGGACACACAACCCTCTGGCTGCAGAGTTCAAG AACCTAGACCTGACAACAAGGCGCATGATACACGAAGGGTCTCTAACCTGGAAGATAACGAAGGATAAGACTATAG ACTTACATGTCCTACTCCTCGAAGACCTACTGGTCCTCCTCCAGAAACAGGATGAGAAATTAGTGCtgaaatgtcacagcaaaacccCCATGGTGTCCACAGACACCAAGCAGACCTTCAGCCCGGTCATCAAACTCAACTCTGTGCTGGTCCGATCGGTAGCAACAG ATAAGAAAGCCCTCTTTATTATCTGCACGTCAGAACTTGGACCTCAGATCTATGAGTTGGTGGCTTTCACGTCCTCGGAAAAAAATAC ATGGAAGGAACTCCTGGAAGAAGCCACGAAAAGTAACATGAGGAATACCTCTGGTCTGACAAAACGCACTCAGGAACTATCTGGCTCCAGGCCTCCCTCTGCCAG TGTGGTTTTACAGGATGCCGGCATCCCAACTATACTATCTGCAGATGACGAACAAAGGGCCAACAGGGAGGACCTTACATCAG TAGACGAGAGCCAGAATGGCTTAATGGCCGACTCTAAACCCAATATGTTGCTGGAAGAGCCAGAAACAGAAGAAGCGGAGGAAGAGGAATCCCCGACGCCTACGCAGGTGCCTCTGTCTTCCAAGGTGGAGGATGCAGGAGGTGGGTCTGAAGGTTCATCTTCAACCTACCCTTCCTACAAGTGGCCTCCTGTGACAGAGGGGCTGGCGGATTCTGCACTTGAAGATG TGGAGAACCTTCGACAACTAATCCTGCGCAGCCTGCTTCCCTTGAGACATTCAGAGTATGAATCTCACACTGCCCCAGTTGCTGAGCCAGAAGAAGACCTTACACCCACTCCTTCAGTTACCGGGGCATCTGGGCACCCCTGGGAAACCACAACAGACACAGTATTAGAGACTCTAGATGGAGAGGACCCAGCAGATGGCAGGGGAGACCTGAAAACGCAATCCTACATCAGTTCTGAAGGTAGCACTTCTTTGATAGACCATAGAGACCTGACATCCTCTAGAGATGGAGAGGAGACTCCTTGGAACCTGGTAGAGAGACATCCGAGTGGGAATTCTGTCCTCCAAAACCAGCCTGAGCCGCTAGAAGCTCCTACTGAGGATTCTCACGACAAAGGATACAAAGTTATCCGGAAAG CTGAGGTGGTGGGAAATAATGATGTCATACCGTTGCCagacagcagccaatcagagagagTGTTGCAGGAAGCTGGCGGTGGAACTAATTTAgatg gaaatatgttttatgtggtCATGCCATCTGTTCCTGCACTGTCCCCTCCCGAAGAAGAACACAAAGAAGAATGTGATCTAAGTGGCTACTCCGAGCGGCCAGAAAGCCCTTGTTTGTCTAAATTTCGGGATAAAACCAACCCGCAGTCAGAAGGTCCAAGCCCCTCAGCTAGGAGTACTGAAAGTGAACCCCCTTCTTCAGATGTACTTCCACCCAATTTGATTATTCAGGATGTAGATATGATCTTCCGGACGATCGAGCAGCTAACGGCCAAGCTTCATAAGTTAAAG GAAGTGGAGTCGGCGCATCAAGAGCTTTTAAGGTCCTTGGGACAAAGGGCGGCTGAAGAAACAAACAATAGCTATGAGACCCCAACGGAGGAGGAGAAGCACTCGCGCTCGCACCACGAACCCAGCGTTACTAGCAACTCTCTCTTCTTCGTAAGAAACAGCATTTCTGTGTCCCTCCGCCGTGACG gccTGTCAGAATCACAAGCCAACGCTATCGATTACAACATGGGATTTTAA